The Gemmatimonadaceae bacterium DNA segment TGATCGGTCATCGCCTCGTGCTGCACGGTGAGGCCCTCGAGGATGGCTTCGAGCGGGCGGCGCTCGAATCCCGGCGGGCGGAACACGCCGATGAGCGTGCGGATCTCTCCCAGCGCGCGCTCGAGCAGCGCCGCCGCTTGGCCGGCGCGTCGTGCCGCATCCGGCTGCGCCGCCAGATCGCGCTCCAGCAGCTGCAGGTGCGAGACGGCCGCGAAGATGTCCTGCACCGGGCCATCGTGCATATCGAGCACGATGCGTTGCAGCTCCCGCTCGCCCGCGGCCAGCAGGCGCCGCGACGCGGCGGCGCCCTCACTCACGCGAGGACCTCCTGCAAGCGCTCCGTCGCCGTGGCCAGCGCGGCATCGTCGATATCGAGGTGCAGCACCGCACGGATGCGCGTGGCGTTCCACGCGCTGATGAGCACGCCGGCACTTTTCGCGCGTGCCACCACGTCGGCCGCGGGCAGTCGCGCGGGGAGGTCCACCATCACGATGTTGGTGTCCGGCGGGACGACCTGGAGTTCCGGGTTCGCCGCGAGGCCAGCGGCCAAGGCCTGCGCACGGCGATGATCGTCGCCGAGGCGCGGCAGGTTGTGCTCGAGGCCATAGAGCGCCGCCGCCGCGAGGATGCCCGACTGCCGCATCCCGCCGCCAAAGCGCTTGCGCACCTCCCACGCACGGGCCATCGCCTGCTCGCCGCCGACGAGCACCGCGCCCACCGGCGCGCCCAGGCCCTTGGAGAACGACACCATCACGGTCTCGGCGCAGGCGGCGAAGTCCGCCAGCGAGGTGCCCGTGGCCACGTGCGCGTTCCAGAGGCGCGCGCCGTCCAAGTGCATCGCGAGTCCCGCCGCGTCGGCCACGGCGCGGATCGCGCGCAGCTTCTCCAGCGAACTCACCATCCCGCCGGCGCCATTGTGCGTGTTCTCGGCACACACCAGCGAGGCGCGCGGCGCGTGGGGCGAGGCCGGCCGCAGCATCGCGCGCAGGGCCTCGGGCTCGAGGACCGGTGCGCCGCTGACGACGCGCGGCTGCAGTCCCACTAGGCCGGCGGTGCCAGCC contains these protein-coding regions:
- a CDS encoding aminotransferase class I/II-fold pyridoxal phosphate-dependent enzyme; protein product: MIDLRSDTVTQPSAGMRRAMADALVGDDVLDGDPTVLRLESTVAALLGKARGLFFPTGTMANQTALWLLGERGTEVFVHDDSHIVNWELAGTAGLVGLQPRVVSGAPVLEPEALRAMLRPASPHAPRASLVCAENTHNGAGGMVSSLEKLRAIRAVADAAGLAMHLDGARLWNAHVATGTSLADFAACAETVMVSFSKGLGAPVGAVLVGGEQAMARAWEVRKRFGGGMRQSGILAAAALYGLEHNLPRLGDDHRRAQALAAGLAANPELQVVPPDTNIVMVDLPARLPAADVVARAKSAGVLISAWNATRIRAVLHLDIDDAALATATERLQEVLA